A genome region from Nicotiana tabacum cultivar K326 chromosome 13, ASM71507v2, whole genome shotgun sequence includes the following:
- the LOC107808661 gene encoding thaumatin-like protein, producing the protein MRTYSHLLLFLCLSFYLSFSNGTQLIIVNNCKESIWPGILATAGHETPSNGGFHLNIGQQVTLEIPELWSGRIWGRQGCCFDENGKGSCQTGDCSGLLKCSGAGGIPPATLVEMTLGTTTNTRHYYDVSLVDGFNIPVSMIPIGGIAGCGVAACETDLNQCCPEYLAVKSKGKVVGCKSACLATNSPKYCCTVEFGNKNTCKPTAFSRLFKTICPRAYSYAFDESTGLKNCKAPRYLITFCPPN; encoded by the exons ATGAGAACTTATTCACATCTCTTGCTCTTCCTATGTTTGTCCTTTTATCTATCTTTTTCAA ATGGAACTCAACTAATTATAGTGAACAATTGCAAAGAAAGCATATGGCCTGGAATTCTTGCAACAGCAGGACACGAGACGCCGAGCAACGGCGGATTCCATCTCAACATTGGCCAACAAGTAACACTTGAAATTCCTGAGCTATGGTCGGGAAGAATATGGGGTAGACAAGGTTGTTGTTTCGACGAAAATGGTAAAGGATCGTGCCAAACGGGGGATTGTTCCGGCCTTCTGAAATGTTCAGGGGCCGGAGGAATCCCCCCTGCAACGCTCGTTGAGATGACATTAGGAACTACAACTAATACAAGACATTATTATGATGTTAGTTTAGTTGATGGATTTAATATTCCTGTTTCTATGATTCCGATTGGTGGTATTGCTGGTTGTGGTGTTGCTGCTTGTGAAACTGATCTGAATCAATGTTGTCCTGAATATTTAGCAGTAAAGAGCAAAGGTAAAGTTGTTGGATGTAAAAGTGCTTGTCTTGCTACGAACTCTCCAAAATACTGCTGCACCGTAGAATTTGGTAACAAGAACACTTGCAAACCAACAGCGTTTTCGCGACTTTTTAAGACTATTTGCCCCAGGGCTTATAGCTATGCTTTTGATGAATCTACTGGACTTAAGAATTGTAAGGCGCCTCGGTATCTCATTACCTTTTGTCCTCCCAATTAA
- the LOC107808659 gene encoding glycerol-3-phosphate acyltransferase 5-like, translated as MESVISEFEGILLKNPDPFCYFMLMAFEASGLIRFALLLILWPIIRVLELCGKGDVGLKFTIFVATAGIRISEIEAVARAVLPKFYFDDINMEAWKIFSSFDKRFVVTKTPRIMVERFVKEHLRADNVFGTELVVSKSGFATGFIKDEFDSISDRIAALFGDEQPSLGLGCSRFLSLCKEQSQPPFLSSKNEDYHHLIIKPLPVIFHDGRLVIRPTPFSSLIILLWIPFGIILAIIRIVIGLIFPFWIVPYLTPLFGGKIIVKGIPPPSASTTNSGVLFVCTHRTLMDPVVLSTVLQRKIPAVTYSISRLTKILSPIPTIGLTRIRDIDAQKIKRQLEKGNLAVCPEGTTCREPFLLRFSALFAELTDRIVPVAMNYRVGFFHATTARGWKAMDPIFFFMNPRPVYEVTFLNQLPMEATCSSGKSPHDVANYVQRILAATLGFECTNFTRKDKYRILAGNDGIVSQNSSTNYGIKKLVSTFLHVVSTRKKMIMSLF; from the exons ATGGAATCTGTTATTTCTGAGTTCGAAGGAATTCTCTTGAAAAATCCTGATCCTTTTTGTTACTTCATGTTAATGGCTTTCGAGGCATCGGGGCTAATTCGATTTGCTCTATTGCTAATATTATGGCCGATAATTCGAGTTCTCGAGCTATGTGGAAAAGGGGATGTTGGATTAAAATTTACTATTTTTGTTGCCACAGCAGGAATAAGAATATCTGAGATTGAAGCAGTTGCTAGAGCTGTTTTACCTAAGTTTTATTTTGATGACATTAATATGGAGGCTTGGAAGATATTCAGCTCATTTGATAAGAGATTTGTGGTGACAAAAACTCCAAGAATTATGGTGGAGAGATTTGTGAAAGAACATTTACGAGCTGATAATGTTTTTGGTACTGAACTTGTTGTTAGCAAATCTGGATTTGCCACTGGATTTATTAAAGATGAGTTTGACTCGATTTCAGATCGGATTGCTGCATTATTTGGTGATGAACAACCTAGCTTAGGCCTTGGTTGTTCTAGATTCCTTTCTTTGTGCAAG GAACAATCACAACCACCATTCTTGAGCAGCAAAAATGAGGACTACCACCACCTTATTATCAAGCCATTACCAGTAATTTTTCATGACGGTCGTCTTGTTATTCGTCCAACACCATTTTCATCACTAATAATCCTTCTATGGATTCCATTTGGCATTATATTGGCTATAATTCGAATTGTCATTGGCTTAATATTTCCATTTTGGATAGTTCCCTATTTAACTCCTTTATTTGGTGGAAAAATCATTGTTAAAGGAATACCACCACCATCGGCCTCAACCACAAACTCGGGCGTGCTATTCGTCTGCACACACCGAACTCTCATGGACCCTGTCGTCCTTTCCACCGTACTTCAACGTAAAATCCCAGCAGTAACTTACTCAATCTCCCGATTAACCAAAATTTTATCCCCAATACCAACAATCGGTTTGACAAGAATTCGAGATATAGACGCGCAAAAAATCAAACGTCAACTCGAAAAAGGAAATTTAGCTGTTTGTCCTGAAGGAACAACATGTAGGGAACCATTTTTATTAAGATTTAGTGCACTTTTTGCAGAATTAACCGATCGTATAGTGCCAGTGGCTATGAATTATAGGGTTGGTTTTTTTCATGCAACAACAGCTAGGGGATGGAAAGCAATGGACCCAATTTTCTTTTTTATGAATCCTAGACCAGTTTATGAGGTAACATTCTTGAATCAGTTGCCAATGGAAGCCACGTGTTCATCTGGGAAAAGTCCACATGATGTTGCAAATTATGTTCAAAGGATTTTGGCTGCAACATTAGGGTTTGAGTGTACAAATTTTACGAGGAAAGACAAGTACAGAATTCTTGCTGGTAATGATGGAATTGTATCACAAAATTCCAGCACTAATTATGGGATTAAAAAATTGGTAAGCACGTTTCTACATGTGGTGAGCACAAGAAAGAAGATGATTATGAGCTTGTTTTAG